A region of the Phaeodactylum tricornutum CCAP 1055/1 chromosome 1, whole genome shotgun sequence genome:
CACGCAAGTTACTGGGGACCACCACGGTCCACCAGTGATCTCCTAGCCGGAGGAGCATCCGTCGCCAACGATGGACGTGAAGGCGCCACGTCGCCCTCGCAAATTGAAACGGATCATCTCGAATTCGTTCAAGCCGTGGGTTGTACCTGCAAGAAAACACGCTGTTTGAAACTATACTGTCAATGTTTCGGAGTCAAGATCTATTGTGGTCCCAACTGCCGTTGTTTGGACTGTCACAATGTTCCCGCACAAGAAGATGCCCGGCAGAATGCCATGAAGGTTATACTCTCACGCAATCCCCACGCCTTTGACACCAAGTTCCAAAAAACACCCGTCGACGGCGCTACGGTGGAAACGCCTTCCAAGCTATTGACGCACAAGTTGGGATGCAAGTGCCGCAAATCGGCTTGCATGAAAAAGGTACCTAAACCCAACAACACTGCGGGTCGATGACCTTGCGTCTCCTCCGTCACACTCTAGTCACTCACCCCTTGCTCGCTTTTGTCGTGGTTGTTTGTTtttgtgtatgtgtgtattTGGTTTGTTTGTATTGTTTCTTACAGTATTGCGAGTGTTACGCCGGTCACGTGTACTGCAACACGCACTGCCGTTGCACCGGTTGCAAGAATCGGGATGGCTTACTTCCGGGACCGGGTGGTCCCGGAGGTCCGTACGGGGCGACGGTCCACCACCACGATCCCCGCTTCGCCTCGCCGGCACGGGCCACCGCCCCGGTCTTTGCGCCGCCACTGCCGCACCCGACGCACGTTATGCAACCCGTCGGTAGTCGCTCCAACGCAACCAACGCGGGGGGTAAACGGGGTGAGCCCTTTGTCGCGGCCGCACAAAATTTGGCCTTTCTGAAACGGGGATCGCCCGAAgatgccaccaccaccggGCCGGTTAAAAAGGCCCGTGGTCCGCCCTCTTCGGAAGGAATGAACAGTCTCATGATTGCGGCGCAAGCCATGACGgaatttggacaaggatcGTCGCCCTCGAAAGCCCGCTTGTCGGTCAAGGAGGCGCAGGAACTGGCCAAAAGAGCCGTGGAAACACCGACGCCCCGCAAACATTCGGTCTACAAGCAAGAAACCGATACGGTATAAAGGTAGTTCGTCgcagaagaagaacaaaaagacaaacaaatGAAAAGGCACGCCAATGACCCAACCAAGGGTTTAAGCTAGGATTAATCCGATTGTGAAAGTGAAACGTGTGATTGTCTGTGGTGGATGCACTTGTCCCCAAACAACCAGTCTCACCATACCAATCGATGGTTCTAGGTCTTACTCGTTTAAAGTACAGATTTATGTTAGTAACCATCGTTGCTGGTTTGGACGTCAAAGTGGCGGTACCGTGGATCTTCCAGGACTATCCGTCGACTGATGGCGTGATCCGCTGGACCAAAGCCGTAAGAAAATCCAAAAATAGAAATCCTTTGCTCCTCTTCGTTGAGCCGAACTGACACCATACCGCAACAGCAGAACAGCAAGTTATGTTAGTCAACGATACACGGTTCCGGTACAGCGGAGGAACCAACAATTGTTCACACAGTCCCATCCAAACTTACTCCGTCCCCCACCCGTAACTTCAATATCGTAAAAGCccgcttcttccaattgcgCAATCATTGGTTCCGCCGCGTTCCGATGGTACGCCGCATTCTGCCGCGACGTGACAAAGTACTGGGTACCTGTGTCGTCGCTACTCGCCTGGAGCAAAACGTACTTGTGCGCACCGGGAGCCAACGTGACGGCATCCGGAACATTGCCCCGTCCGAGCCGTCGACGCGTACTTGTACGCAACCGGGCTTGGAGACGGGCGACTTGCTGTTGATCGTGTGCGTTGGTCGTGGGCCTTGGAGCCGACGACGTCATTTTCTTGTGCTCGTGCACTGCTGCTGCGGACCAAAAATGCAAATTCTGTGCTTTGTGCAATGGGGATGTATATCGTGATGGATGTAGATAGGTATGGTTTGGTATGGTTCACAGTAGGTAGACCAATCCACATTCCTGTTGCGGGTTGGCGGTGCGAAGCGTGCCAAAGACATAAGCCTGCCATGCAGAACTGACTTCTTTGCGATTCCGGGTTTATCGGATGACATACAGACTAGAGTGATCCATCGTTGTTGGAAAGCGAAGAATCTGGAATGTCTCTTGATGAGAAAGTATTTCGCCAATATGTGAACACCAAGATTCCCACCCTAGAAGCCCTCTCATTGTTTCTAGCTAGCAGTACCTATACCGTTACCTCTTTACTAATTTCGCGCAGCCTCTCGGGGGACGGAGTGTTTCCCACGCCGCCGCGGTGTGTCGTTCCCGAACGTTGGTCCGGGAACTCCATCCTCCCGCTTCCACCCTCgttttttggttgttggGCCGTTGTCGAAAAAACGATACAGTCCTCATTCCAGAGATTTTATCGCCAACATGCCCGAAGTACAATCAGTTCaagtttttggaaagtgAGTGATCAGCAGTACGGAGGAGGAATATAGAGACATTTCCCGACCACGCTATTGTGGGTGGAGGCTGTGGTTTTGTTACAGTTCGTACGGTGCTCCATTGTACAGGTTTAGCATAGGACTGCAGAGTCGATCGATAAGCCAATCATCGTGATATCGTCCGCCGCTCTAGACATGGTGAAATTGTACACTCGTCGTCTGACACCAACATTCTTACACTTCTTACAGGAAAAAGACCGCCACCGCGGTGGCCTTTGCCAAGCAGGGTCGCGGTCTCATCAAGGTCAACGGCCAGCCCATTGAGTTGATTCAACCCGAGTCTCTTCGTCTGAAGGTCTTTGAGCCCGTCTTGATTGTAGGACAGGAGAAATTTAGCAATATCGACATCCGCATCCGTGTCAAGGGCGGTGGTATTACGGCGCAGATTTACGCCATTCGGGCGGCCATTGCCAAATCCATCGTGGCCTACCACGCCAAGTACGTGGACGAACAATCCAAGAACGAACTGCGAAAGACGCTTATGGAGTACGACCGCAACATGCTGGTCAGTGATCCTCGTCGCTGCGAACCTAAAAAGTACGGAGGACGAAGCGCCCGTGCCCGTTTC
Encoded here:
- a CDS encoding predicted protein codes for the protein MSGTNHSAPHGSPNHTSTTATTTTTTTTAPPTYYTAYGGGAGNPPPSFADGFPHSHTGPPPSRVYHGTGSPETGSPAPHQPPPSQPPSYHHHHRSPWKGYPWGGSSAESVPVNASSATTTNSTTNTTTGAPPPYAIGSGGSGNHTHHNATTAGSTGYRHSYVGPPLPPAHASYWGPPRSTSDLLAGGASVANDGREGATSPSQIETDHLEFVQAVGCTCKKTRCLKLYCQCFGVKIYCGPNCRCLDCHNVPAQEDARQNAMKVILSRNPHAFDTKFQKTPVDGATVETPSKLLTHKLGCKCRKSACMKKYCECYAGHVYCNTHCRCTGCKNRDGLLPGPGGPGGPYGATVHHHDPRFASPARATAPVFAPPLPHPTHVMQPVGSRSNATNAGGKRGEPFVAAAQNLAFLKRGSPEDATTTGPVKKARGPPSSEGMNSLMIAAQAMTEFGQGSSPSKARLSVKEAQELAKRAVETPTPRKHSVYKQETDTV
- a CDS encoding predicted protein, translating into MTSSAPRPTTNAHDQQQVARLQARLRTSTRRRLGRGNVPDAVTLAPGAHKYVLLQASSDDTGTQYFVTSRQNAAYHRNAAEPMIAQLEEAGFYDIEVTGGGRIRLNEEEQRISIFGFSYGFGPADHAISRRIVLEDPRYRHFDVQTSNDGY
- a CDS encoding predicted protein, whose protein sequence is MPEVQSVQVFGKKKTATAVAFAKQGRGLIKVNGQPIELIQPESLRLKVFEPVLIVGQEKFSNIDIRIRVKGGGITAQIYAIRAAIAKSIVAYHAKYVDEQSKNELRKTLMEYDRNMLVSDPRRCEPKKYGGRSARARFQKSYR